The genome window CTTCCTGCCTCTGATTTTCTTTGACGCTAAAATAAAGGCAATCACCGTCCCCAGTCCGATTTGATAAACAACCGTCACCAGCGGAAAAAGCAGGCCGTTCAGGATTGATATCCGAAATGTTCTGTCCCCGGTAAACAACCTGATATAATGCTTTAAACCAACAAATTTTCCCAGGTTGATGCCATCCCATTCATACAGGCTTTTCATCGCCGTCTGCATGATCGGATAAAAAACCACCACCGTATAAAGCAGCAGCGTCGGCAAAACGAAAAGCGCGATCGCCGCCTTATTGCCTGTCACCTTTTTCACCGTATCCCTCTTTTCCCCGTGATTTACTTATAGTTTAGGTCCGCGAATATTTAGACTTACAGACGTATTTCGCATCCCGGCAAATTGCGGGCTGCTTGTCCGCACTGTAACCATAGTTTTTGCCTATGTTATATAAGCGGGCCGCCATAAATACAGCAGCCCGCTTTCTGCACCGCTAATTTTGCGGCTCAATCTCTCCTCTGTTTATTACTTGAAACTTTTAATAACCTCATCAATATCCTTTGCAAAATCTTCGACCGACAAAGACCCGGTTAAAAGTTCCTGCGCCTTATCTTCCATCACCGTTCTCAATTCCTGATTGGTCAGATTCCAGTCAAAGGCCGACATGCTCTTAAAGTTTTTATTATCCGATACATATTGCTGCATAATTGCTCCCAGCTGTGCCTTGGTATCCGGCACGCCCTTAAAGATCGAAGCGCCGCCCTCCAAAACCACAAAGGCTTCGTTCAGCTTTTGGCTTAACTGAATAGCAAACTCGGCCGCTATTTCCTTGTGCTTGCTGTAAGCCGGAACAGAGAATCCACCCTGGCTGTAACCGCCGCTCATATTCCAGCGGCATTCCTCTTCCTTACCGGCGTCAGCCAAGGGATAGTAAATCAGCGCCAATTTATCGCCCATTTTTTCTTCCAGGCCATTCAGCGCCCAGGTACCGGTCATAAACATCGCCGCTTTGCCGGATGTAAACAAAGCTTCCGCCTGATCGTAGGTGGTATTAAACACATCCTGCGACAGCATGCCGGCTTTGACCAGCTCGACTAATTTATTGGCCGCTTTAACATAAGGCTCATCGGAAGCCAGTGCCTCGCCTTTATCGAGCGCAGCAATGCCGGCCGTCGTTTCTCTGGTTGCCAAAATATCATATAAGTGCAGGCACCAAGCCTTTTCTTTGCCGAATAAAGCATAGG of Lachnospiraceae bacterium oral taxon 500 contains these proteins:
- a CDS encoding sugar ABC transporter substrate-binding protein, with translation MGAWLCALVLLLASCGTTAKPTETPKNETPTQTEKKEETTKPEDKTAEQPKEEKVTLTLFANYSADQEIQTLDYALEKMKEIMPNVAVEIEPAPQDDGQKLMTYAASGNLPDVFKSDGVGIELFNKSGALLPLDDYVKAAGIEDNMVESYKSALYMPDGHIYAVPWQSPWINSFYANKEVFEVNGVKIPENYDEFMAAVKAFREKDILPYALFGKEKAWCLHLYDILATRETTAGIAALDKGEALASDEPYVKAANKLVELVKAGMLSQDVFNTTYDQAEALFTSGKAAMFMTGTWALNGLEEKMGDKLALIYYPLADAGKEEECRWNMSGGYSQGGFSVPAYSKHKEIAAEFAIQLSQKLNEAFVVLEGGASIFKGVPDTKAQLGAIMQQYVSDNKNFKSMSAFDWNLTNQELRTVMEDKAQELLTGSLSVEDFAKDIDEVIKSFK